A window from Bacteroidota bacterium encodes these proteins:
- a CDS encoding homoserine kinase produces the protein MNSIKIKSPGTVANLVCGFDVLGLALNEPYDIMELRLTSEPKVTIINKDDFDLPTEAEKNVAGVVLLSIIEKMENKIGFEIEIEKHIKPGSGIGSSAASAAGAAYAANHLLENIFTNEEMVQFAMNGEKLASGVKHADNIAPAIYGGITLIRSIHPLDIVSIDAPPLFVTIVHPQIEVRTSDARQILKQQVLLKDAIRQWGNVAGLVAGFIKGDYDLIGRSLEDVIIEPVRSILIPGFDEVKRRSKDAGALGGGISGSGPSIFMLSKDEAAAKNVETEMKDVYNKIGIDYHTHVTTINKNGIYPLSP, from the coding sequence ATGAACAGTATTAAAATAAAATCTCCCGGAACTGTTGCAAACCTTGTTTGCGGGTTTGATGTATTGGGTCTTGCATTGAATGAGCCGTATGATATAATGGAACTTCGGTTAACTAGTGAACCAAAAGTAACGATCATAAACAAAGACGATTTCGATCTACCAACTGAAGCTGAAAAAAATGTTGCCGGTGTTGTTTTATTATCCATCATCGAAAAAATGGAGAATAAGATCGGATTTGAAATAGAAATAGAAAAACATATAAAGCCCGGGAGTGGAATTGGTTCAAGTGCAGCGAGTGCAGCAGGCGCCGCTTATGCAGCCAATCATTTGCTTGAAAATATTTTTACCAACGAAGAAATGGTACAGTTCGCTATGAATGGTGAAAAGCTTGCAAGCGGAGTTAAACATGCAGATAATATTGCGCCGGCAATTTACGGCGGCATCACGTTGATCCGTTCCATTCATCCTTTGGATATTGTAAGTATTGATGCTCCGCCCTTATTTGTTACTATCGTTCACCCACAGATCGAAGTAAGGACTTCCGATGCAAGACAAATCCTTAAACAACAGGTATTATTAAAAGATGCTATCAGGCAATGGGGTAATGTAGCTGGACTCGTTGCAGGTTTTATCAAAGGTGATTATGATTTGATTGGTCGTAGTCTCGAAGATGTGATCATCGAACCGGTACGAAGCATTCTTATTCCTGGTTTTGATGAAGTGAAAAGAAGAAGCAAAGATGCAGGAGCATTAGGTGGCGGCATCTCTGGCAGTGGCCCGTCAATTTTTATGCTAAGCAAAGATGAAGCAGCAGCAAAAAATGTAGAAACTGAAATGAAAGATGTCTACAATAAAATCGGGATAGATTATCATACACATGTAACAACGATCAATAAAAACGGGATATACCCCCTGTCCCCCTAA
- the thrA gene encoding bifunctional aspartate kinase/homoserine dehydrogenase I has product MKVLKFGGTSVGNADAINKTISIVSSKLKEDSLIVVVSALAGTTDLLISSGQLAAEGDETYKDSLKTLENRHLDVVKELIPIQQQSSVLSQVKKYCNEIEDICNGIFLLHELSVRTKDKLMSYGELISSKIITSAFNAKNTPAVWTNSMELIKTDSGFGNAVVDFAITNDLIRSFITQQKENLFIVPGFIASDSHDSITTLGRGGSDYTAAIFAAAIDANDLEIWTDVSGMMTADPRLVANAKIISNVSYQEAMELSHFGAKVIYPPTIHPVMKKRIRTWIKNTFAPGDYGTLIESDVKKNGSSIRGISSMNKISLISLEGSGMVGIPGFSKRLFEALALEQVNVILITQSSSEHSICVAIDDVNTGKAKKVVEKAFSYEMETGKIDPLVIENDQSIIALVGDNMKSHTGIAGKMFASLGRNGVNIRAIAQGSSERNISAVIGTQDVRKGINVLHEEFFETTYKQINLFIAGTGNVGKKLLGQLIKQKEFLKEHLRLQVNITGLTNSRNMLIKEDGIELNKWEESLKANGKASISEFVEKIITLNLRNSIFVDVTANDEVSTVYDKLLAKSITVVACNKVAASSAYSNYKKLKDLSREFNAPFLFETNVGAGLPVIGTLNDLMQSGDTVNKIEAVLSGTLNFVFNNYNGEKTFSEIVKDAQNEGYTEPDPRLDLSGKDVMRKIMILAREAGKQIEMEDITCNSFLPESCMKGSVDDFYKEMAKLEEHFKAIYKKAAAENCKLKFVASYENGKASVGLKHIPSQSDFYHLYGKDNIVLFYTDRYSEQPLVVKGAGAGAEVTASGVFADIMRAVK; this is encoded by the coding sequence ATGAAAGTTTTAAAATTCGGCGGCACCTCAGTAGGCAATGCTGATGCAATCAATAAGACAATTTCCATTGTCAGCTCAAAACTGAAAGAGGATTCACTTATCGTTGTTGTTTCTGCTCTTGCTGGTACCACTGATCTATTGATCAGCAGCGGTCAGCTTGCAGCAGAAGGCGATGAAACGTATAAAGATTCTTTAAAAACATTGGAGAACCGACATCTTGATGTGGTGAAAGAATTAATTCCGATCCAGCAACAGAGTAGTGTGCTAAGCCAGGTAAAAAAATACTGCAACGAAATTGAGGATATCTGTAATGGTATTTTCCTTCTGCATGAGTTATCAGTACGAACAAAAGATAAACTGATGAGCTATGGAGAATTGATCTCCTCAAAAATCATTACTTCAGCATTTAATGCTAAAAATACTCCAGCTGTATGGACCAACTCCATGGAGTTGATAAAAACAGATTCCGGTTTTGGAAATGCCGTTGTTGATTTTGCAATAACAAATGATCTGATCAGATCTTTTATAACTCAGCAAAAAGAAAATTTATTTATTGTACCGGGATTTATTGCTTCTGATTCGCATGATTCAATCACAACATTGGGCCGCGGTGGTTCTGATTATACGGCAGCGATCTTCGCCGCAGCAATTGATGCCAATGACCTGGAAATATGGACCGATGTAAGTGGTATGATGACTGCTGATCCACGTTTGGTCGCCAATGCAAAGATCATCTCCAATGTCAGCTACCAGGAAGCAATGGAGCTTTCGCATTTTGGTGCAAAAGTTATTTATCCTCCTACCATTCACCCGGTGATGAAAAAAAGAATACGTACATGGATCAAGAACACATTTGCACCTGGTGATTATGGCACACTGATAGAATCCGATGTAAAGAAAAACGGGAGCAGTATCCGCGGTATTTCCAGTATGAATAAAATTTCATTGATCAGTTTGGAGGGAAGCGGCATGGTTGGCATACCCGGTTTCAGCAAAAGATTATTTGAAGCCCTGGCACTCGAGCAAGTGAATGTGATCCTGATCACACAAAGTTCTTCTGAACACTCAATCTGTGTTGCTATTGATGACGTTAATACCGGTAAAGCAAAGAAAGTAGTTGAGAAAGCATTCAGTTACGAAATGGAAACAGGCAAGATCGATCCGCTGGTAATTGAAAATGATCAATCCATCATTGCATTAGTTGGTGATAATATGAAAAGTCATACAGGTATTGCTGGAAAAATGTTTGCCTCACTTGGAAGAAATGGTGTAAACATTCGTGCCATTGCACAGGGCAGCAGTGAAAGAAATATTTCTGCAGTGATCGGAACACAAGATGTAAGAAAAGGAATTAACGTATTACATGAAGAGTTTTTTGAAACTACTTATAAACAGATCAATCTTTTTATTGCGGGTACTGGCAATGTCGGCAAGAAATTACTAGGGCAGTTAATTAAGCAAAAAGAGTTTTTAAAAGAACATTTACGTTTACAGGTTAATATTACCGGTCTTACTAATAGCCGTAACATGTTGATCAAGGAAGATGGAATAGAATTAAACAAATGGGAAGAATCGCTGAAAGCAAACGGAAAGGCAAGTATTTCAGAATTTGTAGAAAAAATTATTACCCTGAATCTGCGCAACTCAATCTTTGTTGATGTAACAGCCAATGATGAAGTATCCACCGTATATGATAAACTACTTGCAAAAAGTATAACTGTAGTTGCCTGCAATAAAGTTGCGGCTTCATCGGCTTACAGCAATTATAAAAAACTCAAAGATCTTTCCCGTGAATTCAATGCGCCATTTTTATTTGAAACAAATGTGGGTGCAGGTCTGCCAGTAATCGGCACACTAAATGATCTAATGCAAAGCGGCGATACAGTAAATAAAATTGAAGCGGTGCTTAGCGGTACGCTTAATTTCGTTTTCAATAATTATAACGGTGAAAAGACTTTTTCTGAAATAGTTAAGGATGCGCAGAATGAAGGATACACTGAGCCTGACCCAAGATTGGACCTAAGTGGTAAAGATGTAATGCGAAAGATCATGATATTAGCCCGTGAGGCAGGAAAGCAAATTGAAATGGAAGATATCACCTGTAACTCTTTCCTGCCGGAAAGTTGTATGAAAGGTTCAGTTGATGATTTTTATAAGGAGATGGCCAAACTGGAAGAGCATTTCAAAGCCATTTACAAAAAAGCCGCAGCAGAGAATTGCAAACTGAAATTTGTAGCCTCTTATGAAAACGGAAAAGCTTCAGTAGGTTTGAAACATATTCCGTCGCAAAGCGATTTTTATCACTTGTATGGAAAAGATAATATTGTTTTATTTTACACCGACCGTTACAGCGAACAACCTTTGGTAGTGAAAGGTGCCGGTGCCGGTGCTGAAGTTACAGCAAGTGGCGTATTTGCCGATATTATGCGGGCAGTTAAATAA
- a CDS encoding phosphoenolpyruvate carboxylase, with translation MEYQSTTALQQFKNLVGIKFQLYNSLFTSLPFHRIERTGILLSLLLTNIEDGFKNKKSPSEIIEEFFDKHTTYKTEQERMDLLFRFVQYAERQVVLFDALEDAAFGKVNDMHGTGTLHHLKTEIESDGKSKELADKLKDFSIRLVLTAHPTQFYPGAVLGIINDLSKAIAENNVNQINQYLQQLGKTPFFKKQKPSPYDEAVSLIWYLENVFYAAAGRIAGFLKRNFSNELTPENQLLKMGFWPGGDRDGNPFVTAGTTLKVSDALRGSIIKCYYLEVRRIRRRLTFEGVENVLAELEKKLYNNIFIPGERTALTKEEILGTLLQIKETLIYQHNSLFIHLVENLINKVELFGLHFATLDIRQESFIHTRVLKTMQDKNPDLSFTYITPLTKVEQESIEPVSDEIVSETLASMKVVKTIQRENGEAGCNRYIISQCNKAENVFEVMELFLLSGWKDEELNVDIIPLFETIDDLKNAGNVMNKLYSNEHYKKHLQRRKGKQTIMLGFSDGTKDGGYLMANWSIYKAKEDLTKISKQYNIDVLFFDGRGGPPSRGGGKTHKFYASMGKNIANKEIQLTVQGQTVSSNFGTIDAAQFNMEQLMHAGISNDLFSLKQTTLKADEEELLQSLAEASFTAYTDLKNHPYFLGYLSHASPLRFYAETNIGSRPAKRGSSSRFAFKELRAIPYVGSWSQLKQNVTGYYGVGSALQKMEEEGKWDQLKELYRQSLFFRTLIDNSEMAMRKSYFPLTEFLSKHPVYGEIWNKIYNEYELTKRYVIMLSGKSELMADYPVEQISIQMRERIVLPLTTIQQYAITKVRQMEEQLINPPSKATYEKMVMRCSFGIINAGRNSA, from the coding sequence ATGGAATATCAATCTACGACTGCGTTACAGCAATTTAAGAACCTGGTCGGCATTAAGTTTCAGTTATACAACAGCCTGTTTACTTCATTGCCCTTTCATCGTATTGAAAGGACAGGGATTCTACTATCCTTGTTGCTCACTAATATTGAAGATGGATTTAAAAACAAGAAAAGTCCTTCTGAAATAATCGAAGAATTTTTTGACAAGCATACGACCTACAAAACAGAACAGGAGCGGATGGACCTGTTATTTCGTTTTGTTCAATATGCCGAAAGACAGGTTGTATTGTTTGATGCGCTTGAAGACGCTGCATTTGGAAAGGTAAATGATATGCATGGTACCGGAACCTTACATCATTTAAAAACGGAAATCGAAAGTGATGGCAAATCAAAAGAGCTGGCCGATAAACTAAAAGATTTCAGTATCCGGCTTGTATTGACTGCGCATCCTACACAATTTTATCCCGGTGCTGTGCTGGGTATCATTAATGATCTGTCAAAAGCAATTGCTGAAAATAATGTTAACCAAATCAATCAATACCTGCAGCAATTAGGTAAAACTCCTTTTTTCAAAAAACAGAAACCGTCACCTTATGATGAAGCAGTGAGTTTGATCTGGTATCTTGAAAATGTTTTTTATGCAGCAGCCGGAAGAATAGCAGGATTTTTAAAAAGAAATTTCAGTAATGAACTGACGCCGGAAAACCAACTATTGAAAATGGGTTTCTGGCCAGGCGGCGATAGAGATGGAAATCCTTTTGTAACTGCAGGAACAACACTTAAAGTCTCAGATGCATTGAGGGGTAGTATTATCAAATGTTATTATCTCGAAGTGAGACGTATCCGCCGCAGGCTTACATTTGAGGGAGTTGAAAATGTATTGGCCGAACTGGAAAAAAAGTTATATAATAATATTTTTATTCCCGGCGAGAGAACTGCATTAACAAAAGAAGAAATACTTGGAACATTACTGCAGATAAAAGAGACACTGATTTACCAGCACAACAGTTTATTTATTCACCTGGTTGAAAACCTGATCAATAAGGTTGAGTTGTTCGGGTTGCATTTTGCAACACTTGATATCCGGCAGGAGAGTTTCATTCATACCAGGGTTTTGAAAACTATGCAGGATAAAAATCCAGATCTATCATTTACATACATCACTCCTTTAACAAAGGTTGAACAGGAAAGCATAGAGCCTGTGTCAGATGAAATTGTAAGTGAAACCCTGGCCAGCATGAAAGTTGTTAAAACAATTCAACGGGAAAATGGTGAAGCAGGTTGTAATCGTTATATCATCAGCCAGTGCAATAAAGCTGAAAATGTTTTTGAAGTGATGGAATTGTTTTTACTCAGCGGATGGAAGGATGAAGAATTGAACGTTGACATTATCCCTTTATTTGAAACAATTGATGACCTAAAGAATGCAGGTAATGTGATGAATAAATTGTACAGCAATGAGCATTATAAAAAACATCTGCAGCGGAGAAAAGGTAAGCAGACGATCATGCTGGGTTTTAGTGATGGAACAAAAGATGGCGGTTACCTGATGGCGAACTGGAGCATTTATAAAGCCAAAGAAGACCTGACTAAAATTTCCAAGCAGTATAATATTGATGTGCTATTCTTTGATGGAAGAGGTGGTCCGCCTTCAAGAGGAGGTGGTAAGACGCATAAGTTTTATGCATCAATGGGAAAAAACATTGCCAACAAAGAAATACAACTGACAGTACAAGGGCAAACGGTGAGTTCGAATTTCGGGACGATCGATGCTGCACAGTTTAATATGGAACAACTAATGCATGCCGGTATCTCCAATGATCTGTTTTCTTTAAAACAAACAACATTAAAAGCAGATGAAGAAGAATTGCTGCAATCATTGGCTGAAGCAAGCTTTACAGCTTATACTGATTTAAAAAATCATCCTTATTTTCTTGGATATTTAAGCCATGCCAGCCCTTTACGTTTTTATGCAGAAACAAATATTGGGTCACGACCTGCCAAAAGAGGAAGCTCTTCACGATTTGCATTTAAAGAATTGCGGGCTATACCTTATGTAGGATCGTGGAGCCAATTAAAGCAAAATGTAACAGGGTATTATGGAGTCGGTTCAGCATTACAGAAAATGGAAGAAGAAGGGAAGTGGGATCAACTGAAAGAATTATACAGGCAATCATTATTTTTCAGAACATTGATTGACAATAGTGAAATGGCAATGAGGAAATCTTATTTTCCTTTGACTGAATTTTTATCAAAGCACCCGGTGTATGGCGAAATATGGAACAAGATCTATAACGAATATGAATTGACAAAACGTTATGTGATCATGCTGTCAGGAAAATCTGAGTTGATGGCTGATTACCCCGTTGAACAAATATCCATACAAATGCGTGAAAGAATTGTACTACCACTTACAACGATCCAGCAATATGCTATTACCAAAGTCCGGCAAATGGAAGAGCAGTTGATCAATCCGCCGTCTAAAGCCACGTACGAAAAAATGGTAATGCGTTGTTCCTTTGGTATTATTAATGCAGGCAGAAATTCAGCTTAG
- a CDS encoding porin, with protein MLRKLFVALTAITVGLFANAQVASVTSDTTAAPPETEEAKPTLIITGSADVYYKYDFAKTKSNTYTSFTGSHNSFSLGMASVKLEHKGNKVGAVLDLGFGPRAKEFAYTDEGITQAIKQMYITYSPSDWLKFTAGTWGTHVGYELLDPQLNRNYSMSYMFTNGPFSHTGLKADITKGKHGFMVGVSNQTDFRIPLEGYINKKFFLAQYSLAASDNVKLYLNYVGGKNFDTSKTSQFDAVLTAKFSDKFNIGFNGTVNSTQMWDGAKNVDGKSWWGSALYFNLDPKPWFGLTLRGEYFNDDNQLKMFAIAPEGGNIFATTLSANFKLGGFIFIPEYRMDNASQEVFYDKDGAPKKSASNFLLAAVYSF; from the coding sequence ATGTTACGAAAACTTTTTGTGGCCCTAACCGCCATTACCGTAGGTCTTTTTGCTAATGCACAAGTAGCTTCGGTAACTTCAGATACTACCGCTGCACCGCCTGAAACAGAGGAAGCGAAACCAACTCTTATAATTACTGGTTCTGCTGATGTTTATTATAAATATGATTTTGCCAAAACAAAATCAAATACTTATACAAGTTTCACCGGCTCGCATAACAGTTTTTCATTGGGAATGGCCAGTGTAAAACTTGAGCACAAGGGAAATAAAGTTGGCGCTGTACTGGACCTGGGTTTCGGGCCCCGCGCAAAAGAGTTTGCTTACACTGATGAAGGAATAACACAGGCAATAAAACAAATGTATATCACCTACTCTCCTTCTGACTGGCTAAAATTCACTGCCGGTACCTGGGGAACACATGTTGGTTATGAATTACTCGATCCACAATTGAATCGTAACTATAGTATGAGCTATATGTTTACCAATGGCCCTTTCTCACATACAGGTCTGAAAGCTGATATCACAAAAGGAAAGCATGGTTTTATGGTAGGCGTTTCAAATCAAACTGATTTCAGAATTCCCCTGGAAGGATATATCAATAAGAAATTCTTCCTCGCTCAGTACAGTCTTGCAGCAAGCGATAATGTAAAACTTTACCTGAACTATGTTGGTGGTAAAAATTTCGATACCTCAAAAACAAGCCAGTTTGATGCAGTGCTTACTGCTAAATTCAGTGACAAGTTCAATATCGGCTTTAATGGAACAGTCAATAGTACACAAATGTGGGACGGTGCTAAAAATGTCGATGGTAAAAGCTGGTGGGGATCCGCATTATATTTTAATCTTGATCCAAAACCATGGTTTGGCCTGACACTACGTGGCGAATATTTCAATGATGACAACCAACTTAAAATGTTTGCAATTGCGCCAGAAGGTGGTAATATTTTTGCCACAACCCTTTCTGCCAATTTCAAACTAGGTGGTTTTATTTTCATACCTGAATACAGAATGGATAATGCAAGCCAGGAAGTTTTCTATGACAAAGACGGCGCCCCAAAAAAATCGGCAAGCAACTTTTTGCTGGCAGCAGTTTATTCATTCTAA
- a CDS encoding ammonium transporter, which translates to MSKKTAKQILPFLLLAVVAIAAMFVKPVADFVPGEKDPQYSNADIAWVLVSTALVFLMTPGLAFFYGGMVNRKNVISTMIKSVVAAGIVGVLWVVCGFSLAFGESIQIPGIGGVIGDPTTFAFYNGVKGGAAWPLANTIPLTLFSLFQLMFAIITPGLVVGAVAERIRFTSYILFIILFSLLVYAPVAHWSWHPEGFLAKMGAWDFAGGTVVHITAGCAALAGAMVLKRRKSHVDQKEIPPANVPYVLIGTGLLWFGWFGFNAGSAVGATTLAVNAFGTTTTAAASAGLAWMFFDIIKGKKPSVLGFCIGAVVGLVAITPAAGYVGIPQSIIVGLVGAIVSNIAVSIKQRSKVDDMLDVFPCHGLGGMVGMLMTGVFASTAVHGIPGGPNGLFYGNPEFFFTQLKAMSIVVAYSFIVSYGIFKLINVIVPIRVSELEEELGLDESQHNEKYMQGHLLVHHNGETKETLAEKH; encoded by the coding sequence ATGAGTAAGAAAACCGCTAAGCAGATTTTGCCATTTCTCTTGTTAGCCGTGGTAGCAATTGCCGCCATGTTTGTTAAACCGGTAGCCGATTTTGTTCCGGGAGAAAAGGATCCTCAATACAGCAATGCTGATATTGCCTGGGTGCTTGTTTCTACGGCGCTGGTATTTTTAATGACTCCCGGTCTTGCATTTTTCTATGGTGGAATGGTAAACCGCAAGAATGTAATTTCTACAATGATCAAAAGTGTTGTAGCCGCCGGTATTGTTGGTGTACTTTGGGTAGTGTGTGGATTCAGCCTTGCATTTGGTGAATCAATTCAAATACCTGGAATCGGTGGAGTAATTGGTGACCCCACCACTTTTGCGTTTTATAATGGAGTAAAAGGAGGCGCCGCATGGCCATTGGCAAATACAATTCCGCTTACACTGTTTTCATTATTCCAATTGATGTTTGCGATCATTACTCCTGGTCTTGTAGTTGGAGCCGTTGCAGAAAGAATTCGTTTCACATCTTATATCCTGTTTATTATTTTATTCTCCTTGCTGGTGTATGCACCTGTTGCACACTGGAGCTGGCATCCGGAAGGATTTCTTGCTAAGATGGGTGCATGGGATTTCGCTGGTGGTACAGTAGTACACATAACAGCGGGTTGTGCTGCATTAGCAGGTGCCATGGTTTTGAAAAGAAGAAAATCGCATGTTGATCAAAAAGAAATTCCACCTGCGAATGTTCCTTATGTATTGATCGGAACCGGTTTGCTTTGGTTCGGTTGGTTTGGTTTTAATGCAGGCTCTGCGGTAGGCGCAACGACGCTTGCAGTTAATGCATTCGGAACAACCACAACAGCTGCAGCTTCTGCAGGTCTTGCCTGGATGTTCTTTGATATTATTAAAGGCAAGAAACCTTCTGTGCTCGGTTTCTGTATCGGTGCAGTAGTTGGACTGGTTGCTATTACTCCTGCAGCAGGTTATGTCGGTATTCCGCAAAGTATCATTGTCGGTTTAGTAGGTGCTATCGTTTCGAATATTGCAGTCTCTATCAAACAAAGATCTAAAGTGGATGATATGCTGGATGTATTCCCTTGTCATGGTCTAGGTGGTATGGTTGGTATGCTAATGACAGGCGTATTTGCTAGTACTGCAGTACATGGTATACCTGGCGGACCGAATGGTTTATTTTATGGTAATCCTGAATTCTTCTTTACACAGTTGAAAGCCATGAGCATTGTTGTTGCCTATAGCTTTATTGTATCATATGGTATTTTCAAATTGATCAATGTCATCGTGCCGATCCGTGTTTCTGAACTGGAAGAAGAACTGGGTCTCGATGAATCACAGCACAATGAAAAATACATGCAGGGTCATTTATTGGTTCACCATAACGGTGAAACAAAAGAGACACTTGCAGAAAAGCACTAA